One part of the Suncus etruscus isolate mSunEtr1 chromosome 2, mSunEtr1.pri.cur, whole genome shotgun sequence genome encodes these proteins:
- the ATP6V0A2 gene encoding V-type proton ATPase 116 kDa subunit a 2: protein MGALFRSEAMCLAQLFLQSGTAYECLSALGERGLVQFRDLNQNVSSFQRKFVGEVKRCEELERILVYLVQEINRANIRLSEGETSPLAPPLKQVLEMQEQLQKLEVELREVTKNKEKLRKNLLELIEYTHMLRVTKTLVKRNVEFEPTYEEFPPMESESLLDYNSMQRLGAKLGFMSGVIPQCKVEAFEKMLWRVCRSYTILTYAELDEPLEDPETGEVTKKCVFLVSFWGEQLGHKVKKICDCYHCHVYPYPNTVEERREIQEGLSTRIQDLYTVLYKTEDYLRQVLSKAAESVYGHVVQVRKMKAIYHMLNMCSFDVTNKCLIAEVWCPEADLPSLRQALEDGSRESGATIPSFMNTIPTKETPPTLIRTNKFTEGFQNIVDAYGVGSYREVNPALFSIITFPFLFAVMFGDCGHGFVMFLFALLLVLNEKHPWLNQSQEIMRMLFNGRYILLLMGLFSVYTGLIYNDCFSKSLNLFGSGWNVSAMYSSSHAPAMRKTMVLWNNSVVKHSKLLQLDPNIPGVFQGPYPFGIDPIWNLATNRLTFLNSFKMKMSVILGISHMTFGVVLSIFNHLHFGKKFNVYLVSIPELLFMLCIFGYLIFMIIYKWLVYSARTSQEAPSILIEFINMFLFPAAKTSNLYQGQEYVQRLLLATALLSVPVLFLGKPAFLWWLHNGRVCFGVRRSGYTLVRKDSEEEMSLLGSHEVNEGRVQVEEASEEFNFGDILMNQVIHSIEYCLGCISNTASYLRLWALSLAHAQLSDVLWAMLMRVGLRVGTTYGVLLLLPVIAVFAVLTIFILLVMEGLSAFLHAIRLHWVEFQNKFYVGAGTKFLPFSFRLLSSKFSNDDLA, encoded by the exons TGTACTTGGTGCAGGAGATTAACCGGGCGAATATTCGCCTCTCCGAGGGAGAGACCAGCCCTCTCGCACCACCTCTTAAGCAAGTTCTGGAAATGCAG GAGCAACTACAGAAGCTTGAGGTGGAGCTGAGGGAAGTGACAAAGAATAAGGAGAAATTGAGAAAGAACTTGCTGGAGCTTATCGAGTACACACACATGCTGAGAGTGACCAAGACCTTGGTGAAGCGGAACGTGGAG TTTGAACCCACCTATGAAGAGTTCCCTCCTATGGAGAGCGAGTCTTTGTTGGACTACAACTCCATGCAGAGGCTGGGAGCGAAACTGGG ATTCATGTCCGGCGTCATTCCACAATGCAAAGTGGAAGCCTTTGAAAAGATGCTGTGGCGAGTCTGCAGAAGCTACACCATCCTGACCTATGCTGAGCTGGATGAACCCCTTGAGGACCCTGAAACG GGAGAGGTCACCAAGAAGTGCGTGTTCCTCGTGTCCTTCTGGGGAGAGCAGCTCGGCCACAAGGTCAAGAAGATCTGTGACTG CTACCACTGCCATGTCTACCCATACCCCAACACTGTGGAGGAGAGGCGGGAGATTCAGGAGGGGCTCAGCACCCGCATTCAGGACCTCTACACC GTGCTTTACAAGACCGAGGACTACCTGCGGCAGGTGCTGAGCAAGGCGGCCGAGTCGGTGTACGGGCACGTGGTGCAGGTGAGGAAgatgaaggccatctaccacatgcTCAACATGTGCAGCTTCGACGTCACCAACAAGTGCCTCATCGCCGAAGTGTGGTGCCCCGAGGCCGACCTGCCCTCCCTGCGTCAGGCACTGGAGGATGGCTCG agagagagcggTGCTACCATCCCATCCTTTATGAACACGATCCCCACCAAGGAGACTCCTCCGACACTGATCCGCACCAACAAATTCACGGAGGGCTTCCAGAACATTGTGGATGCCTACGGCGTTGGGAGCTACCGCGAGGTGAACCCAG CTCTCTTCAGCATCATCACCTTCCCCTTCCTGTTCGCCGTCATGTTTGGGGACTGTGGACACGGCTTCGTGATGTTCCTCTTTGCCCTCCTGCTGGTGTTGAATGAAAAGCATCCCTGGCTGAATCAGTCACAAGAG ATCATGCGCATGCTTTTCAATGGTCGATACATCCTCTTGCTGATGGGCTTGTTCTCAGTGTACACAGGCCTCATCTACAACGACTGTTTCTCTAAGTCGCTCAACCTCTTCGGCTCAGGTTGGAACGTGTCAGCCATGTACAGTTCCAGCCACGCCCCGGCGATGCGGAAGACGATGGTGCTGTGGAA CAACAGCGTGGTCAAGCACAGCAAACTCTTGCAGCTGGACCCGAATATTCCTGGGGTATTCCAGGGCCCCTATCCTTTCGGGATCGATCCT ATTTGGAACTTGGCCACAAACCGCCTCACTTTTCTGAACtctttcaaaatgaaaatgtCTGTGATTTTAGGAATTTCTCACATGACTTTTGGAGTTGTTCTCAGCATATTTAACCACTT ACACTTTGGGAAGAAGTTCAACGTCTACCTGGTGTCCATCCCGGAGCTGCTCTTCATGCTCTGCATCTTTGGGTACCTCATATTCATGATCATCTACAAGTGGCTGGTTTACTCGGCCAGGACGTCCCAGGAGGCCCCCAGCATCCTCATCGAGTTCATCAACATGTTCCTCTTCCCGGCTGCCAAGACCAGCAACCTTTACCAGGGCCAG GAGTATGTGCAGAGGCTGCTGCTGGCCACCGCCCTGCTCTCTGTGCCAGTTCTCTTCCTGGGAAAGCCTGCCTTCCTGTGGTGGCTGCACAACGGCCGAGTCTGCTTTGGGGTCCGCCGG AGTGGCTACACACTGGTGCGGAAGGACAGCGAGGAAGAGATGTCTTTGCTGGGGAGCCACGAGGTCAACGAAGGACGGGTCCAGGTGGAAGAGGCGTCTGAAGAA TTCAACTTTGGGGACATCCTCATGAACCAGGTCATCCACTCCATTGAGTACTGCCTAGGCTGCATCTCCAACACCGCGTCCTACCTGCGGCTCTGGGCGCTCAGCCTAGCCCATGCAC AGCTCTCCGATGTGCTGTGGGCCATGTTGATGCGCGTGGGGCTCCGCGTGGGCACTACCTATGgggtgctgctgctgctccctGTCATTGCGGTCTTTGCCGTGCTGACCATCTTCATCCTGCTCGTTATGGAGGGTCTCTCTGCCTTTCTTCATGCCATCCGCCTCCACTG GGTAGAATTTCAGAACAAATTTTATGTTGGCGCAGGCAccaaatttcttcctttctcGTTCCGTCTGCTTTCATCAAAGTTCAGTAATGACGACTTGGCGTGA